ggtgtagacagggattgaactccagatctctcatcaaccatcagagacttaaGAGTACTTTTTATTTTCAGACACAATTTTATAATGAAGATGAATTCAACTCCATGTAAAAAGATATGATTGATCACGGGCAAGAAGTCTATCAAAATTAGAATTCTTAGTGGGGtccaaagaaatatatatatatatatatatacacgtctTATCTTCGTGAGAACAACTATTCAAGAGTGTCCGCCATTTACGGTTTCTTAAGAGTACTTTTTCCTTTCAGACACAATTTTATAATGAAGATGAATTCAACTCCATATGAAAAGAGATGATTGATCACATGCAACAAGTACACacaataattaatcatttttggaaaaaacttTCTCAGAAATTCAACCATTACAAATATTATATTcaacataaaaatacatatacaaAGCTTTATGCGTTACacgaaatatatatattaaatttgtcCCAAGTAGCTTAGGGTGGTTTCCAACTTAAACTAGAGAGTACTTATATATGCCTGTGAAGTTTATGACCAGTATTCAGTTGCACTGAACTCGTTGAGATTATAACACATGTCACCATTTTAACGGATCCAATACATCTGGACTTAAATCTCACCCTATACATGCACTTTATTGGTAATAATGTAAATAATTATGTGACTTTGATGATTTTTGCAAGGCACAGGTCAGTAGGCCTTGCTACTGGTAAATACTTCACTGGGCAACCTGGATTAAGTCGCTCCACACTgtaccaataaaataaaaaataaaaaaaaataaaaaaaataaaaaaaaaccttgtaaaCATAtacagagagaaaaaagttaattttatttgaCATGAACTAGTTGATGTTTAAAGGTTGCAAAAAGAAAGCATGCAATCTCACTTGTAGTTAAGGATATAATGATGAAGGAAAATGGCGATCTCAAGCTTGGCCAGCTCACTTCCAGGGCATATCCTACTTCCTGCTCCAAATGGAAGGAAACTTCCAGCTCTGGGTTTATGATTCTAGACAAAAGTTGAGCAAACAtgattatcaattttttagacTCGTTATTAAATAGGAATAATATAACttctttaaaaaaccttttttttttggacaaagaCTTCTTTAAAAGTCTTATCGAAAGAAACTTCTCAAccaaattaacttttttaagaAATGTAAGATACCAACAGAAGGGAATAAGAAAAGAATTGTAAGATACTAAAACTTTGTTCAACTTACATCCCATCTTGAAGGATCAAATTCCTTTGGGTTTGCATAGGTTTCAGGATCCATATGAACACCCCTATTCCAGACTAAAACTTTCCATCCTTTTGGAACTAGATAACctacaagtaaataaatttctttaagaAGACATAATATAAAAGAGGGATGATAGAGTTTGAAAATATATAGGTGATTGAAGAACTAACCATTGATATTAACATCCTCTTTCGCCTCtctgaaaactgaaaatgagaTGCTAGTTCTGCGCAGCATCTCATCAATTACCTAGTTCATAAAAATTTGCAGcttgttaatttttgtttagcTCGTTCATCATTTTTCCTAAAGGAATTTGACATAAACTTGTTTCACATGTGTCTAATCATTTTCTACTCCTTAGATTGTCCCATCATTAGTACTAGTTTTCTCATAAGAACAGTAATGCCTCACATGCTTTTTAAAACAATCTTGAATAATTTCTGTTCCCTAGATAGAAATTGCATGCTTCTTCAATGTGTACATACCTTAGAAAGATATTCCATTTGTCTAATCTCTTTAAGGTTAAGCCCTTTTTGTGTAGATGGTCTTCTCTTCATGATCTCCTCTTGCTCTTCCTGAGAAGTGGAATCCAAGTTTAGTgaaataatcttttttatttttattttttatgttatctaATTGGCCACAAGCAAAGGTTAAGTGAGAAGTAATTCTAATTCAACAGTGCCTTTAAACTATGTTCTCTCGTAAGATAAGATTTATTCCAATCTAGGCATCTAGTTCTGTTGGGTATCACGTTACACAATCTAGTATACTATTTCAATACATACTACAAACCAACCTTTGCTATTTTGAAGACCTCTGGATTTTCTGATAGATAAATGACTGACCATAATGCACCATGAGCTGAGCTTTCATGACCAGCTAACATGAACACGATTAATAAATCTATAATATCCAAATCCTCCAATTGTTTACCATCTTCGTCTTTGACTCCCATAAGTAAATCCATCATATCTTTTTTCGCATCTGTTTCATTGGTGTTGTCTTTCATCGTGACCCTCTTTTTGTCTAGTACAGATTGGAATATCTTCACCAACTTCTTTCGTGCCTGAATAAAGAAAACCACCTTGAAGTCTCATTTGTTTTACAAATACAACAAAGTTGGAAACCAACAATTTCCATCTATTGCTAGACGACTACTGCATAAAATAGAGATAgtaagatattattattattataattgttattattattattatttgttccAAATGAGGTTACATAACAAAATAGTTTCATTTGAGGccatataacaaaattatttgtgAAAACAGTATAATGGGCAAAAAAGAGCCCTAagtaagttaaaaaaagaaagtagcAAGGCATACATTaggtctttcttttttattgttttctttgctGATGAGACTTTACCTTGAGTGCTCTGCGGAATACAAATCCCGGAAGATTAATGGCCTGAGACTTTATTCCTGCATTTAAGTCTGTGTACAAGTTCTCTACTGATGATATAACTGATTCACTATATGTACTGATGAAAATGTTTGTAATCACTTTAAAGGCAACCCCTCTCAACTCTGCCAAGAGCTTGACTGGCCGATTCATGCTAGCCCACTCATCCAAAGAATTAACCACTATGCCCTCTATAAGATCTATATATCCAGACAGTGCCTCATGGCCATTGATGGGAGCTGTGGTTAGCCGGCGCAATCGTTTGTGCTCAGCATTTGTAATGCCATGGAATGATTTACCTGTAAGGATTGTTGTTGCTTTAGGATAACCTAGTTTGAATTGGTCATCATTTGTCAAAACTTTCCTGCATGTTTCTGGGGTACAAACAATCACACTTGGCTTCCCAAACATGTAGGTTTTGTAGATACCTGTCCGGCCATATCTGTAATTccataagaagaagaaaaaaacgtGTAAGTATGtgcttaaaaaatatttggttgACAATAAAATTCCATTTGCTTGGCATCTTGAAAGTTAAGaagtattttgttatttatgaaaTCATAAATATCgtaacaaatttcacattttttataattattgaggtTGTAGGTTGATATTGATGTACAATAAAAATGATCTAGCAGTGATCCAACAAGAAAGTAATGTTGCACTAATCAGAACAAATCCTCTAACCTACTTTTTGTGCTTCATATTATGCTACACTAATCATGCTACCAAATGCTAATCATAATTTAAAGGCCAATAAACAAAGAATGCCTTTACAGTTTACATGCATGTAAAATACTGTGTGTGGTGcgtgtttgagagagagagagagatttggaaACAAGAGTGTGGATGTAGGAATGAGGATCATCAGATTTGAAAGCTTTGAGGAAGGTCCAATAGCACCTTTACATGCACGTgaaatagtgagagagagagagagagagagagagaagagagagagagaaagagacttGGAAACAAGGTTGTATATGTAGGAATCAGGGTCATCAGATTTGAAAGCTTTGAGGAAAGTTGGAAGACCCCCAAGGTAAGGCCATCCCATATCCCCAGGAGGGAGAGGATATCGTGTTTTCCCCAGCCTTCTAACATAATACCACTCATTGAATCTCCTGAGAAACCCAAACACAAAGACATAGCCACCCAACAGAACTGAAAGTATCAACCACAACAGCTCCAACTCCATTTTAACTATAGTTCCTCTCTTTCTTGGGGCTTGAGGAAACACTTACAATAAGTTCAAGTTCCCATAAGGGGAGTTTTTATAACCGTGACTGCTCAATGCCCATTACTTAGTCcatgattcttttttattttttaattttttttaagaagactTAGTCCATGtttcttattatatttaatattattatatttgtattgttgttcttgtttttattattaacaTAAATTATTAGTTTCACTTATTCCACGGAAGTAGAACTTGCCAGCATGATTTTGAAACCCGGAACCGGGCACGCGTtcaacaccaaaaaaagaacaaaaaataaaacccagtGTACAAGGATTAAAAACCATGAAATATGATGACGTGAACATGGATTAAAAATAGAAGTGTACTGTCGTTTTGCTGCGGAGTAGACCCCTTGCTGGCTGTTGATGGCTACCATGTGACTGGCAAAAACTAATAATGTTGATGGCTACCGTGCCCCtggcaaaaactgaaaaatttgaTTTGTACTGGCCTGTCTATGGTGTTTCCAGAGAAGAGGATGTCTGACGAGAGAAGAGATTAAAGTGAGATTGAAAGCTCTTCACGTGGTACCAGACAGAGGCTATACAATATTCGTAAAGTACTATTCGGTTAATGTATATATTaatcttcaatttttaaaaatattttttaaaaaatttaaaaaatggtaaaaaaagttaacattttttttattattttttcttaattttttttaaattattcacTAATGCATGCTTTAATAGCACACGttaataaaactcataaatGTATAATTATTCTTCTCAAATAATTAtgaattttactaattaaattcatgataagaCCTATAAttcatgtgaaaaaataaaatacacatttaTGTTACtcttgaaattttcaataattttccaataaAGACAATAGACTCTTCGCAGtgaatttttggaattttgtttgttattttatttaccatggtttttgaaagagttttaatctatggcgtccgctcttgataatagctctttatcatcagactatgatactaattattttttagtgtaaacattgattgaaccccaaatctcttatataaccatcagagattttatcAGTTAAGTTAACTGGAACCTACTTTATTATATTTACTTAAAAACCTGCACGCCACACGAGGTTGAGATTGAAAAAGAGTTTTGGATCTCCTGCGTGATTCTATTTACTTAAAAACTTGCACGCCATACGAGATTGAGATTGAAAAAGAGTTTTGGACCTCCTGCGTGTTGTTGACTTGTTTcttggttaatttttttatttttttattttgggtaggtGTTTCttggttaatttatttagtGATTAATCTAATTCTTAATTCTACAAAGTACAAACCCACCAATTCGTTCATTAATTTATTGCTTTACATTGCCCTATTAGTATAAGATTTACACTATAGATTAAACAAATACGcataatattatatacatttacaacaaaaaatttaaacctcTTTCTTTTATGGTTCATTGAACGGTTTAGGTCTGaaaattatgcttattggagcATGTGATCTAGTTCATTGGTTAAATTAATATTGATCAAACAATAGTATCccaaaataatcaataaaaaaataaaataaaataaagagaagtgTAAGAAAAATATCACAATACTGTAGAATCAAACCAAAATGTCGCCTTTAAATATTGATTTGTGCCCCTTCGAGTAAAATTCAACGTTTATGGTTCTTTTGGCTAAACAACACTTCAAGATTAAATATAAGATTATTCAAGAAGATAATTTGGAATTTCtagattattaaaaataattatttattttttcaagaatGATAATAGTTtatatagataatttaatgAAACCAATTATGATTAGGGTTAATCCAATAAAGAAAAGATTCTATCTTAATCATAAAATCTAAATCGTAAAccattatttatcttttttttatatatagtagcAGATAAAAACAAAGAAGCTATATAAAAACCATACTCAAAAGTATCAATTGACACTCTGACCATATGGTAGAGTGTTGATTTAGACATTATGAGTTTTGATCATCACTCTACCATTAGGTTGACATATTTTGTCTGATTTTTCTCATAGAATTTTTTAGGCCTTTTTTGCGATTAAAGAGAAATTCTTATCATCTAAAATTCACGTATTTAAGCCTTTTGAACTCAGAATTTTTGTCTATAAATAAGCGAACTCATTTAGAATAAAGGAGACCCTTTTGCATACCATTCCTAGTTGGTAATTATGCGTATGTTACATGTAAAATACATGTACGTAAGTAACAATTAATAAAACTCCCATTTGCTGATTTGTTTCCAACTGTACGGTAAATTACACGTTATTTTGGAATGAGAGTTTCATTCCCGTTTGTAACGCACAAAAGTTGTAAACTGGGGAAACATACGGGCTATAAAATACTAAAGAGATAAAGTTGAAGTCAACTACAACAATAAATGATTAAACAATTCCTAAGAAATAGCCTTAAAAGAGTGAAACACGTACCCTTTGTTACAATTCCTAAAATATAGCAATAAGCAATTAAACAATTcctaaaaaattgcaataaatgATAGCTAATAATTCAATTATTAGCTTTTGAATgaatattaattattacttaATAATGTTGCTATTAACGTCTATTGaatcccttgtgtgtgtgtttatttctaaaaaaaacagtttttatattaaatagattatttaaaattaaattggtGAGAATCTTAtgcaatataaaaattattgtatttatttaaaaagaagtatattttcataaataaatttaaaaaagaaagtatttgACAGAGTAATGCTTCGTCCATagtaatttcataacaaattttaagtgataagttattaatggttcaaatttgagtcatcattaatatcactaatagcttgccatctaggatttgttgtaaaattattttgaaaatattgtggatgtagtaTTGCTCTATGACAAATGTTTCCGTATTTTAAATGgcgatttttttaataataaacgTATTATACACGTACCGTTATTTCTCCGTTTCCgtatttttttgctgaatttttgAAACGTACTTTTCTTAAAAATGCCGAATTATATCCGTCCGTATACTTACCGCACCATATTTTACTAACTATGATACCATTACTCTTTTGAATTGGGGAAGAGCCTAAAGACAATGTTTTTGAACTCAAAGTTTTTGTCTATAAATAAGGGAACTTATTTAGAATAAAGGGAGACTCTTCTGCATATTATGAATTCGTTTGATAACGTTGttctaataatattatttatatttttaaaaaatatgtaaaatattatttaaattaaaaaatattacttaatACCAGTATCATACCAAACGCGCCTGTTACTCTTTTGAATTTGAGAAAGAGCCCAAAGACAATGTTGAGAAATTTACCAAAGCTTAGAAATATAGGACCTAGTGGAAGAAGACCACTGGTTCGTGCACATCAGGGTTCATTTCATTGATGAGACGTGCACAATGCCTATTGATGGGCATTCTAGCATCTAGACTTGGACTAGGTTTGCTAGGATCATTAGGAACATGAGTGTCGTTGTACTTTTTCAATCATTCAATAAAATGGACTTTGATTTGACTTACTGTAATGTGCTCAATGACAATGTACTTCTGTATATGGATTATGGTCCGGTTAACGTTTGCTTTAAGCAAGGACACACGTTAACAAatctgtttttaaaaaatttttattggaaaCTAAAAAAGTTTAATGTAATACCATTGTAGTAAAATTCATGGATTATTATCTTGaacttaaaaatgaaattaataaggGGTGTTTGATAGAGTAGTTTGAGAATTGTTGTTTGGAGTTTTTTGAAATagtgtggatgaaaaaatgtttaatgttgtttaaaatataaaaatgtgaatttaaacTCACTCaccaaacaggccataaataATTCGGAAGAAAAATAGAAcctgtaaaacaaaaaaaaaaaaaatgtcattattaATTTGAGAGATGATGAGAAACCATGCTTGATTTAAATCGGATTTATCCTGTCCCTAAAAGAAAGGGATGATCTCGAGGCCTTCT
The sequence above is drawn from the Quercus lobata isolate SW786 chromosome 12, ValleyOak3.0 Primary Assembly, whole genome shotgun sequence genome and encodes:
- the LOC115969956 gene encoding beta-amyrin 11-oxidase-like; translated protein: MELELLWLILSVLLGGYVFVFGFLRRFNEWYYVRRLGKTRYPLPPGDMGWPYLGGLPTFLKAFKSDDPDSYIYNLVSKYGRTGIYKTYMFGKPSVIVCTPETCRKVLTNDDQFKLGYPKATTILTGKSFHGITNAEHKRLRRLTTAPINGHEALSGYIDLIEGIVVNSLDEWASMNRPVKLLAELRGVAFKVITNIFISTYSESVISSVENLYTDLNAGIKSQAINLPGFVFRRALKARKKLVKIFQSVLDKKRVTMKDNTNETDAKKDMMDLLMGVKDEDGKQLEDLDIIDLLIVFMLAGHESSAHGALWSVIYLSENPEVFKIAKEEQEEIMKRRPSTQKGLNLKEIRQMEYLSKVIDEMLRRTSISFSVFREAKEDVNINGYLVPKGWKVLVWNRGVHMDPETYANPKEFDPSRWDNHKPRAGSFLPFGAGSRICPGSELAKLEIAIFLHHYILNYNVERLNPGCPVKYLPVARPTDLCLAKIIKVT